The following coding sequences lie in one Deltaproteobacteria bacterium genomic window:
- a CDS encoding SDR family NAD(P)-dependent oxidoreductase, with the protein MLELKDKVAIVTGGGGGIGGAITLRFAREGAKIVIAEIDAKAAQSRIEEITANGGEAVFDFTDVTNKASVQQMVRETASRWGRIDILVNVAGGSRIKEVIDIEDAEWDQVVNLNLKSVFYVPKRSCRRCSRKNMEKS; encoded by the coding sequence ATGCTCGAACTGAAAGACAAAGTTGCGATCGTCACCGGCGGTGGCGGAGGGATTGGCGGCGCCATTACGCTGCGCTTCGCGCGCGAAGGGGCGAAAATCGTTATCGCTGAGATCGACGCCAAGGCCGCCCAGAGCCGGATCGAGGAAATCACCGCCAACGGCGGTGAGGCGGTTTTCGACTTCACCGATGTTACGAATAAAGCTTCGGTGCAACAGATGGTGCGCGAGACTGCGAGTCGATGGGGGAGAATCGATATCCTGGTGAACGTTGCTGGCGGCTCGCGAATCAAAGAGGTCATCGACATAGAGGATGCTGAGTGGGACCAGGTCGTTAACCTTAACTTGAAGTCGGTTTTTTATGTTCCCAAGCGGTCCTGCCGACGATGCTCGCGCAAAAACATGGAAAAATCGTGA
- a CDS encoding SDR family oxidoreductase, with protein MLAQKHGKIVSISSIYGFTGNATRASYAAAKAGVAVSTKSLALEVVRDGINVNAIAPGRVATDRLRGHYRDAEWAEKAAAIPLKRWATPDEIAPTALFLVKDENRYITGQTIHVNGAWLNW; from the coding sequence ATGCTCGCGCAAAAACATGGAAAAATCGTGAGCATCTCCTCGATTTATGGCTTCACCGGCAACGCTACTCGCGCGAGCTATGCCGCTGCCAAAGCCGGCGTCGCGGTGTCTACGAAGTCGCTGGCGCTGGAGGTCGTGCGCGACGGCATCAACGTCAACGCTATCGCGCCGGGCCGCGTCGCCACGGACCGTCTCCGGGGTCATTACAGAGATGCCGAGTGGGCTGAGAAAGCCGCGGCAATACCTCTGAAACGATGGGCGACGCCCGACGAGATCGCCCCGACGGCGTTATTTCTCGTGAAGGACGAAAACCGATATATTACCGGCCAGACGATTCACGTAAACGGCGCGTGGCTCAACTGGTAA